Part of the Caulobacter sp. SL161 genome is shown below.
GCGCTGCGCAAGCTGTCGCTGGCGGCGATGGCGGGCGTGCTGTCCGACGACGACGAGGACGAGGCGGCTTAAGGCCGCCGCTCGCCGGAGACGGGCGCCCCCTACGCAAGCCTTGCCGACCCGTGTTAGTCAGGGGTCAGCACGATTATCGGGGTCATTAGCGTCCATGCCGTCCCAGCTCCAGTCGCCCGAGGTCCAGGCCTTCGCCACCGGTTTTCCGATCACCCTGCTGCATGCGAGCGTGACCCTGGTCATGCTGATCCTGGGCGCGGCGCTCTACGCCCTGCTGACCCCGCACAAGGAAATCACCCTGATCCGCGAGGGCAACTCCGCCGCCGCTCTGTCGCTGGGCGGGGTGTTCGTGGGTCTGGCGATTCCGTTGGCCGTGTCCCTGCGGGCGTCGACGTCGGTCACCGAGATCGTCATCTGGGGCGCGGCCACCATCGCGGTGCAGCTGCTGGTCTTCCGCATCACCGACATGCTGCTCAAAGGGCTGCCCGAGCGCATCAACGAGGGCGAGGTCGCCGCCGCCGCCCTCCTAGTTGGGGCAAAGCTGGGCGTGGCGCTGATCCTGGCCGCAGCGGTGGGCGGCTGATACACTCGCGCCTGGAGGTCGTCCGGTGCATTTCCCCAAGCTTCCCGACTGGCTGGTCTATGCTGCGGCGGTGAGCGCCCTGGTGATCGTCGCTGTCGGTCGTCAGGAGCGGTCGGACGCGCCGCCGCCGCCGCCGCCCGTGCCGGGCGAGGAAGGCTTGCCGCTGGGACCGTCCTCGCCCTTCGATCCCTCGATCGTGGTTCAGGTGCCTGACAAGCCCACGCCGGGCTCGGGCACGGCCTTTTCGGTCGGCGACGACGGCGTCTGGCTGACCGCCCGCCATGTGGTCGACGGCTGCAAGCAGGCCGCCATCGTCGTGGCTGACGGACGGGGCGTGGCCGCCAAGGTCCATGTCGACACCCGCGCCGACGCCGCCGTGCTGACTACCGAAGGCGGCGCGCCGGCCGTGCCGATGGGGCTGGACGAGCCGCTGCGCCGGGGCGCGCGCGCCTATCACCCCGGTTTCCCCCAGGGCCATCCCGGCGAGGCCGCCTCGCGACTGCTGGGACGCGAGAATCTGGTCGTCCACGGTCGGGGCGCACGCACCGAGCCCGTTCTGGTCTGGGCCGAGGTCGGGCGCACCGACACCTTGAAGGGCACGCTGTCGGGCCTTTCGGGCGCGCCCGCGCTCGACGCCGCAGGACGGGTCATCGGCGTCACCGTGGCCGAGGCCCCGCGCCGGGGCCGCATCTACACGACCGCACCTGAAACCCTGAAGGCCGTGCTCGGCTCGCACCGTCGCCCCGCCGCCTCGGAGTTCGCCCCCAGCGAGCCGATCACCACCGAGAACTACGGCCGCGTCGCCGACGGCCTGCGCCGCGACCTGCGGGTGGCCCAGGTGGTGTGCCTGGCGGTTTAGGTGTTGTCGCCTGAGGGCGCTTCTCGCGCGGCGTCTTCAGCGAGTGTTCGACGGGCCACGGCGAAGGTGAGCGCAATCGCAAAGACGCCGATCAGCGTCGAGTACAAGAAGAACACCATGTAGCCGCTGCCCAGCGCTGCGGGCGACACGCCGGTCTTGGCGGCGCCCGAGACCAAGGCGTCCGGCGTCATATTGGCGAATAGCGGCTTGAGCACGGCAAAGGGGCCGCCGGCCTCCGCCGCGCGCGCCGAGCTCTCGACAATCCGGCCGGAGAGTGTGGCGATGACCTTCCCGGGCAATGCGTAGAGCGAGGAGAAAAGCGCGTACTGGGTCGCCGTGAAGCCTTGGCCGGTGAGGCTCGACATGTAGGCGATCAGCGCGACGCCGGAGAAACCTTGAGCGACGTTGTCAAAGCTGATGGCGATAATCAGGGCGCGAACATCGTGCCCCTGCATGGCGAGCCATGCGAAGATCAGGTTGCTCAGGGGGCCTGCGAATGCGCCGATGATCAACGAGCGGATCAGGCCCAGCTTGGCGATCGCGATCCCGCCGGCCAGCACGCCGATCATCGACATGATCGTCCCGAAGACTTTGCGGATCTCTGCGATCTCAGGTTTGGTGAACCCCAGGTCCAGGTAGAACG
Proteins encoded:
- a CDS encoding S1 family peptidase, whose amino-acid sequence is MHFPKLPDWLVYAAAVSALVIVAVGRQERSDAPPPPPPVPGEEGLPLGPSSPFDPSIVVQVPDKPTPGSGTAFSVGDDGVWLTARHVVDGCKQAAIVVADGRGVAAKVHVDTRADAAVLTTEGGAPAVPMGLDEPLRRGARAYHPGFPQGHPGEAASRLLGRENLVVHGRGARTEPVLVWAEVGRTDTLKGTLSGLSGAPALDAAGRVIGVTVAEAPRRGRIYTTAPETLKAVLGSHRRPAASEFAPSEPITTENYGRVADGLRRDLRVAQVVCLAV
- a CDS encoding DUF350 domain-containing protein, whose product is MPSQLQSPEVQAFATGFPITLLHASVTLVMLILGAALYALLTPHKEITLIREGNSAAALSLGGVFVGLAIPLAVSLRASTSVTEIVIWGAATIAVQLLVFRITDMLLKGLPERINEGEVAAAALLVGAKLGVALILAAAVGG